In the Topomyia yanbarensis strain Yona2022 chromosome 3, ASM3024719v1, whole genome shotgun sequence genome, one interval contains:
- the LOC131690171 gene encoding zinc finger protein 25-like isoform X1, translating into MLICRICMHNTSSGEQVVPIFSKIGNEFVASLIIECAGVEIVEDDGLPAQICLTCLADLKQSNTFVRTVRFSDQKLRKSLKCSAGNRITNDESANHNSMDDDDLSWQMIQIHLTEVKEEEVDGDKLKDEATSQEVACGSDHDSISWNESREYKSDGEREHLMKIVEKFPSTISRKLTRSKQKQRAIGECQPTESDSDQDPPKRKVRKKCTKKRMNHVDIDDSDDENFSEAKLLSLYQTVPVEGTAHVCCACLKLYSNRKELVEHGHIAHTKKKYINESKTHICDVCFRRYSKPGPLEVHKQSFVGLDLVYECIRCLTRVTKQNRRQHARTHLRYREPETDLDKSQREQLCCAKDCSASYVTEELLLVHGKETHIGHKVDTDDPLRRYECPVCYKRFEKREALTRHRHRMYRTTHQCAICGKEFKNRYEMLVHERNHDNIKPYSCEICAKRFNSKEAVRVHMLIHSDSKPFSCEICGWRFRRKCNLTKHASKHSADTPFQCNICQKTFKGKYHLQYHMRIHTGHKPWPCRYCDKSFADHANRARHEISHTGIKPYKCSYCDKSFIRRRYQIEHESTHTGIKPYRCEMCNRTFGQKTALKRHLDMHPLASENQKSLEQPSPMSEIQPMSPELPR; encoded by the exons ATGCTGATTTGTCGCATTTGTATGCATAACACTTCAAGTGGTGAGCAAGTAGTGCCAATTTTCTCCAAGATCGGTAATGAATTTGTCGCAAGTCTTATCATTGAATGCGCTGGTGTAGAG ATCGTGGAAGACGATGGGCTACCGGCCCAAATTTGCCTCACCTGTTTAGCAGATCTTAAACAATCCAACACGTTCGTACGGACAGTACGCTTTTCTGATcagaaattgagaaaatctttgaaatgcTCAGCTGGGAATAGGATAACGAACGATGAAAGTGCCAACCACAATTCAATGGATGATGATGATCTATCATGGCAAATGATCCAGATTCATCTGACCGAAGTAAAAGAGGAAGAAGTTGATGGGGACAAATTGAAAGATGAGGCAACCTCGCAAGAGGTTGCGTGCGGAAGCGATCATGACTCCATAAGTTGGAATGAATCGAGAGAATACAAGTCAGATGGGGAGCGGGAACATCTTATGAaaatagttgaaaaatttccaaGCACAATAAGTAGGAAGTTAACGAGAAGCAAACAGAAACAACGAGCTATTGGTGAATGTCAACCTACTGAATCAGACTCCGATCAAGATCCACCTAAAAGAAAAGtaagaaaaaaatgtacaaaaaaacGGATGAACCATGTTGACATTGACGATTCGGACGATGAAAACTTTTCTGAAGCGAAACTTCTATCATTATATCAAACTGTTCCAGTTGAAGGTACGGCTCACGTATGTTGTGCCTGTCTCAAACTTTACAGCAATCGGAAGGAGCTCGTAGAGCACGGCCATATAGCTCACACCAAGAAAAAGTACATAAACGAATCGAAAACGCACATTTGCGATGTCTGTTTCCGTCGCTACTCAAAACCGGGACCCTTGGAAGTTCACAAACAAAGCTTCGTCGGACTCGATCTCGTGTACGAATGTATTCGCTGTTTAACACGTGTCACTAAACAAAACCGCAGGCAGCATGCACGTACACACCTGAGATATCGAGAACCGGAAACGGATTTGGACAAATCCCAGCGAGAGCAGCTTTGTTGTGCCAAAGACTGTTCTGCGTCCTACGTTACCGAAGAGTTGTTACTTGTACACGGCAAGGAAACCCACATTGGCCATAAAGTGGATACGGATGATCCACTACGACGATATGAGTGCCCAGTGTGCTACAAGAGGTTTGAAAAGAGGGAAGCTCTAACTCGCCATCGTCATCGAATGTACCGGACAACGCACCAGTGTGCCATCTGTGGGAAGGAGTTCAAGAATCGTTACGAAATGTTAGTGCATGAGCGGAATCACGACAACATCAAGCCGTACTCTTGTGAGATCTGCGCGAAGCGGTTTAACTCGAAGGAAGCTGTGCGGGTCCACATGCTGATCCATTCCGATAGTAAGCCATTTTCGTGTGAGATCTGTGGTTGGAGGTTTCGGCGGAAGTGCAATCTAACGAAGCATGCGTCGAAACACAGCGCGGATACGCCCTTTCAGTGCAATATATGTCAAAAAACTTTCAAG GGAAAATACCACCTTCAGTATCACATGCGGATACACACGGGTCACAAGCCGTGGCCCTGTCGATATTGTGACAAATCGTTCGCGGACCATGCAAATCGTGCAAGGCATGAGATTTCTCATACAG GTATAAAACCCTACAAATGTTCATACTGCGACAAGTCATTCATCCGTAGACGATATCAAATTGAACACGAAAGCACGCACACag GAATAAAACCGTACCGGTGCGAGATGTGTAACCGCACCTTCGGCCAGAAGACTGCCCTGAAACGGCACCTAGATATGCACCCGCTGGCTTCGGAGAATCAAAAATCACTAGAACAGCCATCTCCGATGTCGGAAATTCAGCCGATGTCACCGGAACTGCCTCGGTGA
- the LOC131690171 gene encoding zinc finger protein ZFP2-like isoform X2 — MNICRTCMANTKAELVPIFSKLEGEFIANVIVDCSSVMIIEDDGLPAFVCTECLLNIKQILVFAKKARESDQKLRQLFKSEVSLTDFEKQEPNEAGERRESDWFDVLVTPIKTEETAASEHAYGSSQEVGNESEFEDFDDGNDSDWVNNDEMDSDDDLPLAKSIIKAKRKSVKSAKSEQDNEVKQVRPTKKKRPVKIDSDEDDDDDDDENFPEDDILDEKEQEMFELVVIDPARHICCLCSYDFDTRDELEAHGKAAHEKKKRISKINKPFFCQVCYKRYCSEDALQDHHIVAAGLASKKFYQCKLCPVRFHSAKRRRNHAHNHPKSTLVEEHSDTKNKRPPICCGPNCYRECESVDELYKHGMKVHGSKKRSVVDPALPHECPICFKCFETKKSLARHRNRILTSDLHQCTMCGKQLKSRNSLVIHERKHRDERPYSCEMCAKRFPTMQALKWHQLVHKEDKPFGCNICGWSFKRECNLKIHMLTHSDTLPFKCTVCQKSFKGKYHLQYHMRIHTGHKPWPCRYCDKSFADHANRARHEISHTGIKPYKCSYCDKSFIRRRYQIEHESTHTGIKPYRCEMCNRTFGQKTALKRHLDMHPLASENQKSLEQPSPMSEIQPMSPELPR; from the exons atgaATATTTGTCGGACGTGTATGGCTAACACCAAAGCTGAACTGGTGCCAATTTTCTCCAAGTTGGAAGGTGAATTTATTGCAAACGTTATCGTGGATTGCAGTTCCGTCATG ATCATCGAAGACGACGGCTTGCCGGCGTTCGTGTGCACAGAATGTTTGTTAAACATTAAACAAATTCTCGTTTTTGCAAAGAAAGCACGTGAATCAGACCAGAAATTACGGCAGCTGTTCAAGTCGGAGGTATCGTTGACCGATTTTGAGAAGCAGGAACCAAATGAGGCAGGTGAGCGGCGCGAATCCGACTGGTTCGATGTGCTGGTAACACCGATCAAAACTGAAGAAACAGCAGCGTCGGAACATGCTTACGGCTCTAGCCAGGAAGTGGGAAATGAGTCTGAATTTGAAGATTTCGATGATGGGAATGATAGTGATTGGGTAAATAATGATGAAATGGATTCAGATGATGATTTACCTTTGGCGAAAAGCATTATCAAAGCCAAACGAAAGAGTGTAAAATCTGCGAAATCGGAACAGGACAATGAGGTAAAACAGGTTAGGCCCACCAAGAAGAAACGACCAGTCAAGATTGATTCTGACgaagatgatgatgacgatgatgatgaaaaTTTCCCAGAAGATGATATTCTGGATGAAAAAGAGCAGGAAATGTTCGAGCTGGTGGTTATAGACCCGGCTAGGCATATTTGCTGTCTTTGTTCTTACGACTTTGATACTCGCGATGAACTAGAAGCACACGGAAAAGCAGCACACGAGAAAAAGAAACGAATAAGTAAAATCAACAAACCATTTTTTTGTCAGGTGTGTTACAAGCGATACTGTTCGGAGGATGCGCTGCAGGATCATCATATAGTAGCAGCAGGACTGGCTTCGAAAAAATTCTACCAGTGTAAACTCTGCCCGGTTCGGTTCCATTCCGCTAAACGAAGACGAAATCATGCCCATAATCATCCAAAATCTACCTTGGTCGAAGAACACTCGGATACAAAAAACAAACGCCCACCAATATGTTGTGGTCCGAATTGCTACCGGGAATGTGAATCAGTTGATGAACTTTACAAACATGGCATGAAAGTGCACGGTTCTAAGAAACGTTCAGTTGTTGACCCAGCTTTACCCCACGAATGCCCAATCTGCTTCAAATGCTTTGAAACCAAGAAATCCCTGGCTAGGCATCGAAATAGAATACTCACCTCGGATCTGCATCAGTGCACCATGTGCGGAAAGCAACTAAAATCCCGTAATTCGCTCGTCATTCATGAGCGAAAGCACCGCGATGAGCGGCCGTATTCGTGCGAAATGTGCGCCAAACGATTCCCTACGATGCAGGCTCTAAAGTGGCACCAATTGGTACACAAGGAGGACAAACCGTTTGGTTGTAATATTTGCGGTTGGAGTTTTAAGCGGGAATGTAACCTCAAGATTCACATGCTGACGCACTCGGACACGCTGCCATTCAAGTGTACGGTGTGTCAAAAATCGTTTAAG GGAAAATACCACCTTCAGTATCACATGCGGATACACACGGGTCACAAGCCGTGGCCCTGTCGATATTGTGACAAATCGTTCGCGGACCATGCAAATCGTGCAAGGCATGAGATTTCTCATACAG GTATAAAACCCTACAAATGTTCATACTGCGACAAGTCATTCATCCGTAGACGATATCAAATTGAACACGAAAGCACGCACACag GAATAAAACCGTACCGGTGCGAGATGTGTAACCGCACCTTCGGCCAGAAGACTGCCCTGAAACGGCACCTAGATATGCACCCGCTGGCTTCGGAGAATCAAAAATCACTAGAACAGCCATCTCCGATGTCGGAAATTCAGCCGATGTCACCGGAACTGCCTCGGTGA